From one Rubrobacter xylanophilus genomic stretch:
- a CDS encoding PPC domain-containing DNA-binding protein, with product MRSKLIHEENGLRTFALAFEPGEEVLQGITRFAAAEGLNAAEVTGLGAFSSATLGYFDLEKKDYEEIPVEEQVEALTLVGNIAAFRGEPRPHLHAVLGRCGGATVGGHLLEARVRPVLEVVITESPGHLRRETDEATGLPLLAPSG from the coding sequence GTGAGGAGCAAGCTGATCCACGAGGAGAACGGCCTCAGGACGTTCGCGCTGGCCTTCGAGCCGGGCGAAGAGGTGCTGCAAGGGATCACCCGCTTCGCCGCCGCGGAGGGGCTGAACGCCGCGGAGGTCACCGGGCTCGGGGCCTTCTCCTCGGCCACCCTGGGATACTTCGATCTGGAGAAGAAGGATTACGAGGAGATCCCCGTGGAGGAGCAGGTGGAGGCACTGACGCTGGTGGGCAACATCGCCGCCTTCCGGGGGGAACCGAGACCCCACCTCCACGCCGTGCTCGGCAGGTGCGGCGGCGCCACCGTCGGCGGCCACCTGCTGGAGGCCCGGGTACGCCCCGTGCTGGAGGTGGTGATCACCGAGTCCCCCGGCCACCTGCGCCGGGAGACCGACGAGGCGACCGGGCTGCCGCTGCTTGCGCCCTCCGGTTAA
- a CDS encoding acetate uptake transporter family protein, which produces MESANGHSQSTRVFLQPIAAPSILGLFGFAGSTFMVTAHLAGWYGDAATQQYLAPFAAAFGGLAQFAAGMWAYRARDGLATAMHGMWGSFWIGYGILFLLIAGGTLNQEAASVPLGFWFISLAWITLMGAIAAGRESLALAAVLHTLWIGSGLLAIGLLTGIGGWEVAGAYVLMLSAVLAWYTGSALMFEGVFGRPVLPVGLTSEAKEAPDLAVGAGEPGVKHGQ; this is translated from the coding sequence ATGGAGTCGGCAAACGGTCACTCCCAGAGTACGCGGGTCTTCCTGCAGCCCATAGCGGCCCCCTCCATCCTGGGCCTCTTCGGCTTCGCCGGATCCACCTTCATGGTCACCGCCCACCTGGCGGGCTGGTACGGGGACGCCGCAACCCAGCAGTACCTGGCCCCCTTCGCCGCCGCCTTCGGCGGGCTCGCCCAGTTCGCCGCCGGGATGTGGGCCTACCGCGCCCGCGACGGGCTGGCCACCGCGATGCACGGGATGTGGGGTTCGTTCTGGATCGGCTACGGCATACTGTTTCTGCTCATAGCCGGCGGCACCCTGAATCAGGAGGCAGCGAGCGTGCCGCTCGGCTTCTGGTTCATCTCCCTCGCCTGGATCACGCTGATGGGCGCCATCGCCGCCGGGCGCGAGAGCCTGGCGCTCGCCGCGGTGCTGCACACCCTGTGGATTGGTTCGGGGCTGCTCGCCATAGGCCTCCTCACCGGCATCGGCGGGTGGGAGGTAGCCGGGGCCTACGTGCTCATGCTCTCGGCCGTCCTGGCCTGGTACACCGGGAGCGCCCTCATGTTCGAGGGCGTCTTCGGGCGACCGGTTCTCCCCGTGGGGCTGACCTCCGAGGCAAAGGAAGCCCCCGACCTCGCGGTGGGCGCCGGGGAACCGGGCGTCAAGCACGGTCAGTAG